The Phycisphaeraceae bacterium genome has a window encoding:
- the prpB gene encoding methylisocitrate lyase produces the protein MATSPARDTPTRRLRQLLASGTVLCPGAFTALVARAVARAGFDAVYISGGATANTAGYPDIGLITLTEMCRTIREISQASGLPVIADADTGYGEVEMVIRTVIEYERHGAAGLHIEDQVFPKRCGHLDGKALIPMNDMVEKVRAAAAHRRDPDFLIIARTDARSVTGFDDAVTRANAYRAAGADMIFPEGLESEAEFARFAQQSPGLLLANMTEFGKTPLIPAARFNELGYRLVIFPLSMQRVAMGAVTRALEALKRDGSVESLLGQMQTRKELYDLLGYTPGREWEFPKG, from the coding sequence ATGGCTACGTCACCCGCACGCGATACTCCCACCCGCCGCCTCCGCCAACTGCTCGCCTCCGGCACGGTGCTCTGCCCGGGCGCGTTCACCGCGCTGGTGGCCCGGGCCGTAGCCCGCGCGGGGTTTGACGCCGTGTACATCTCCGGCGGGGCCACCGCCAACACCGCGGGCTACCCCGACATCGGGCTGATCACGCTCACGGAGATGTGCCGCACCATCCGCGAGATCAGCCAGGCGTCGGGTCTGCCCGTCATCGCGGACGCCGACACCGGGTATGGCGAGGTCGAGATGGTCATCCGCACCGTCATCGAGTACGAGCGACACGGCGCGGCGGGTCTGCACATCGAGGATCAGGTGTTCCCCAAGCGCTGCGGCCACCTCGACGGCAAAGCCCTCATCCCCATGAACGACATGGTGGAGAAGGTGCGCGCCGCCGCCGCGCATCGACGCGACCCGGACTTCCTCATCATCGCGCGCACGGATGCGCGAAGCGTCACCGGCTTCGATGACGCCGTGACGCGGGCCAACGCCTACCGCGCCGCCGGGGCGGACATGATCTTCCCCGAAGGGCTGGAGAGCGAAGCCGAGTTCGCCCGCTTCGCCCAGCAATCGCCGGGCCTGCTGCTGGCCAACATGACGGAGTTCGGCAAGACGCCGCTGATCCCCGCCGCCCGGTTTAACGAACTGGGCTACCGGTTGGTGATCTTCCCGTTGTCGATGCAGCGCGTGGCGATGGGCGCGGTGACACGCGCGCTGGAAGCGCTGAAGCGCGACGGCTCGGTGGAATCGCTGCTCGGGCAGATGCAGACGCGCAAGGAGTTGTACGACCTGCTGGGGTACACGCCGGGGCGGGAGTGGGAGTTTCCGAAGGGGTGA